A window of the Mytilus trossulus isolate FHL-02 unplaced genomic scaffold, PNRI_Mtr1.1.1.hap1 h1tg000050l__unscaffolded, whole genome shotgun sequence genome harbors these coding sequences:
- the LOC134699255 gene encoding lachesin-like yields MKLFAFLTVLTSACLCVISMGTRPEIVDAILPEVKQQGQIGYLNCSVINLNPSSAVLQWVKQTTPSGTPLLISSNEKIHVNDVVEGHPKYYVRKSVINNRELYQLVIRALTENDAGSYTCMIKLANQNYLQWPKKLGLLTVQIAPTVKLDSKSNIVVQEGSNITLKCEANGIPSPNITWKRGDGLPLPGGGFQHWGGVYEIYNINAATRGQFLCIADNNVKPPADYAVQIEVTFSPYCEAQMDTVGQVQNRRFSAKLDCIVAANPRAEVIWYKMNPATGSLDQIQDNDKYDLNQQDDQRLKADEKWYSLTIKTVQGSDFGKFYCHAENRFGKGNASFVLFETMECQGPNCPSIGGNGAQNVHISVLTLTLTILASYYLYYCKHDV; encoded by the exons atgaaacttttTGCCTTTTTGACTGTTTTGACATCAGCATGTTTATGTG tAATCTCTATGGGTACGAGACCAGAAATTGTTGATGCCATTTTACCTGAGGTGAAGCAACAAGGTCAGATTGGGTATCTCAACTGCTCGGTAATAAACCTGAACCCTTCATCAGCGGTA TTACAATGGGTTAAACAAACAACACCATCAGGAACACCATTACTAATATCATCCAATGAAAAGATCCATGTTAATGATGTAGTTGAAGGTCATCCGAAATATTATGTCAGAAAATCTGTTATTAATAATAGAGAACTGTATCAACTTGTCATCCGGGCATTGACTGAAAATGATGCCGgctcttatacatgtatgatcaaACTCGCCAATCAAAACTATTTACAATGGCCGAAAAAGCTTGGTCTTCTAACCGTTCAGA TTGCACCAACAGTCAAATTAGATAGTAAATCAAATATAGTTGTTCAGGAAGGATCTAATATAACACTGAAATGTGAAGCAAACGGTATTCCTTCTCCAAATATAACATGGAAACGAGGCGACGGTCTACCATTACCAGGAGGAGGATTTCAACATTGG GGCGGAGTTTATGAAATCTACAATATAAATGCAGCAACCCGAGGACAATTTTTATGTATAGCTGACAATAATGTGAAACCACCAGCAGATTACGCTGTCCAGATTGAGGTTACGTTTTCACCATATTGTGAGGCTCAGATGGATACTGTAGGCCAAGTTCAGAACAGGAGATTTAGTGCAAAATTAGACTGCATTGTAGCAG CAAACCCTAGAGCGGAGGTAATTTGGTATAAAATGAATCCAGCTACAGGTTCTCTCGACCAAATTCAGGATAATGACAAATATGATCTGAATCAGCAAGATGACCAGAGATTAAAAGCTGACGAGAAGTGGTACTCACTTACTATAAAAACTGTCCAGGGTAGTGACTTTGGAAAGTTTTATTGTCATGCAGAGAACCGGTTTGGTAAAGGGAACGCTTCATTTGTACTTTTTG aaaCTATGGAATGCCAAGGACCAAACTGTCCGTCTATTGGCGGGAATGGAGcacaaaatgtacacatttCTGTTTTAACTTTAACACTCACAATCCTAGCTAGTTACTATTTGTATTATTGTAAACATGATGTATGA